The proteins below are encoded in one region of Candidatus Cloacimonadota bacterium:
- the tpiA gene encoding triose-phosphate isomerase → MRKTIISGNWKMNKTVEEANDFFQGISDWEKNFKHNNQILIFPPNLYIQNALKILSKNSIDIGVQNIYYKDFGAYTGEISPKMILSIGCKYSLVGHSERRKIFHETDEDINRKVTSLISNGLNVVMCIGETEEQRLAEKTEKVLEKQLSLGLKDISDKDMENIVIAYEPVWAIGTGKTATPEIAEQAHKFIRDWLSQKFGKKIADETSILYGGSIKVSNIGELIAQEDIDGGLIGGASLNLNDFKKIIEISEDGHNASLS, encoded by the coding sequence ATGAGAAAGACAATCATTTCTGGCAACTGGAAGATGAATAAAACAGTTGAAGAAGCTAATGATTTTTTTCAAGGAATTTCAGATTGGGAAAAGAATTTTAAGCATAATAACCAGATTTTGATTTTTCCGCCAAATCTTTATATTCAAAACGCACTAAAGATCCTGAGTAAAAATAGTATAGATATTGGTGTGCAAAACATCTATTACAAAGACTTTGGCGCATATACCGGCGAGATTTCTCCAAAAATGATTTTATCAATCGGATGTAAATATTCATTAGTTGGACATTCTGAAAGAAGAAAGATTTTTCATGAAACAGATGAAGATATAAATCGCAAAGTAACATCACTTATCTCAAACGGGCTGAATGTTGTAATGTGTATTGGAGAAACAGAGGAACAGAGATTGGCAGAGAAAACAGAAAAAGTTTTGGAAAAGCAATTGAGTCTTGGCTTGAAGGATATTTCAGATAAAGATATGGAAAATATAGTTATTGCTTATGAGCCTGTGTGGGCAATTGGAACAGGTAAAACAGCCACTCCAGAAATTGCAGAGCAAGCTCATAAGTTCATAAGAGATTGGCTTTCGCAAAAGTTTGGAAAGAAGATTGCTGATGAAACATCAATTTTGTATGGTGGAAGTATCAAGGTTTCTAATATTGGAGAGTTGATAGCACAAGAGGATATTGATGGCGGATTGATTGGTGGTGCAAGTTTGAATCTGAATGATTTTAAGAAAATAATTGAAATTTCCGAAGATGGTCATAACGCTTCGCTGTCATAA
- a CDS encoding tetratricopeptide repeat protein — MKPKKIAIIIVILLMSVSFINAKELTDREIQQIEYDAGTAYNEGVELYNSKDYHGAIDKFLISLEKYQQIDTEENPKTVRISELYKNLSVLYNMTKQYDKAIEYYSLRLQREPENHRINISLSTLYEKIGKKDKALQILIDFNKNYNQYKIKSKIAQIYEERNDIPNAIKYYSEAFNLNKKKVDILGKVALFYHKIGQDTSAIKIYNDYIATKPEDYILKKVYKNLGIFYQNMGNIDDAILAFEESDSIKFDKEVCLILGQLYYERGNYTTAKLNLAKVKEKEPNNPQAHYYLGLIYRKEGKNAEALAEFEKIKNHHTLGPAAKQQIEFIKKSE, encoded by the coding sequence ATGAAACCCAAAAAGATTGCAATAATAATAGTGATTTTGCTTATGTCAGTCAGCTTTATTAACGCAAAAGAATTAACAGATAGAGAGATTCAGCAGATTGAATATGATGCCGGAACTGCTTACAATGAAGGTGTTGAATTATATAATTCCAAAGACTATCATGGAGCAATTGACAAATTCCTTATTTCATTAGAAAAGTACCAACAAATAGACACTGAAGAAAATCCAAAAACTGTCAGAATTAGTGAGTTATACAAAAATCTTTCTGTGCTATATAATATGACCAAACAATATGATAAGGCTATTGAATACTATAGCCTGAGATTACAGAGAGAACCTGAAAATCATAGAATTAATATATCATTAAGTACTCTTTATGAAAAGATTGGCAAGAAAGATAAAGCCTTACAGATTTTGATTGATTTCAATAAAAATTACAACCAATACAAAATAAAGTCTAAAATAGCACAAATTTATGAAGAGAGAAATGACATTCCCAATGCTATAAAATACTATTCAGAAGCATTTAATTTGAATAAAAAGAAGGTTGATATTCTTGGAAAAGTTGCATTATTCTACCATAAAATCGGGCAGGATACAAGTGCTATAAAGATTTACAATGACTATATTGCCACCAAACCAGAAGATTATATTTTAAAAAAAGTCTACAAAAATTTAGGTATTTTTTATCAAAATATGGGCAATATAGATGACGCAATCCTTGCTTTTGAAGAATCAGATAGCATAAAATTTGATAAAGAAGTTTGTCTGATTTTAGGTCAATTGTATTATGAAAGAGGAAATTATACTACGGCAAAACTCAATCTTGCAAAAGTGAAAGAAAAGGAACCAAATAATCCCCAGGCTCATTATTATTTAGGTTTAATATATCGTAAAGAAGGAAAAAATGCTGAAGCATTAGCTGAATTTGAAAAGATAAAGAATCACCACACATTAGGACCTGCAGCCAAACAACAGATAGAATTTATTAAGAAAAGCGAATAA